A stretch of the Aegilops tauschii subsp. strangulata cultivar AL8/78 chromosome 4, Aet v6.0, whole genome shotgun sequence genome encodes the following:
- the LOC120963530 gene encoding uncharacterized protein: MDPSVSAFLTKLEAKIEASMDAQTKAQQATSAKIDEVLKWRPDLERRVADLSDAVAALQLAQPTAPKEGEEPPSMQDPQQQPPATHGIHTRPVLGATTHQRGPDGHDVFNIARGPSAVSFQTPPTLPASAFWVPMAALNFSGTASVWLQTIQKRLSEFDWDAFTSLLCARFGRDRHQMLIRQFYSLRQTTSVADYIEKFEMIINRLSSYSDSIHPYYFLTRFVEGLRTDIRAVVLVQRPPDLDTACSLALLQEEVLGGTFGALPRPPDVATKTAVPLPLPPPPSRPAPAAGATDRRGTDAARVESTKLKALRDYRRARGLCFKCGEKWGHDHICPTSVQLHVVEELLDVFGIDNTIDMQLPPEDTVMAISLSAVSGGISAKAFQLRAWIQGREVLMLVDSGSTNSFINQELAANLSGARPLPRACRVRVADGGELLCSAVVPACEWCTQGHDFRTDLKVLALGTYDAILGMDWLEHHSPMTVDWRAKLLEFQSPLGTVKLQGHDSELSTCLLINAVQLQSLCKNKAVSHIVHLCPISEDQTEGQHIPECLQPILDDFVDVFGEPEGLPPKRSCDHKIQLLPGAQPFSIKAYRHKPEQKDEIERQVVELLKSGVIQASNSPFSSPVILVKKKDGTWRMCGLQTTQRSHMCGYHQIRIAEGDEFKTVFQTHFGQFEFKVLSFGLAGGPATFNGAVYTTLKPVNRKCVLMFFDDILIFSHTLDEHKEHLRQVLALLRKDQWKVKLSKCAFGQQQLVYLGHVISSKGVATEPSKVKAVVEWPTPINVKEVRGFLGLAGYYRRFIRHFGMLARPMFNLLKKGVPFVWTSIIEQAFQALKNQLITAPVLALPDFSQQFVIETDASDKGVGAVLQQRGHPIAFMSKALCPRYQGLSAYEKEYLAILVAVDQWRPYLQHAEFLILTDQRSLVHLEEQRLTTPWQQKAFTKLLGLRYCIKYKKGSDNSAADALSRARPQEMLSAITSCQPAGLEDVVNSYNANPHAQKLLEQLSIRPDPKKRFRLHQGVLRFRDRIWLGGSTALQQRIISAFHDSTLGGHSGFPVTYRRVRRLRENTTACGFWWIRGLALLTFLPLAHPYTAATVAQLYMSQIYKLHGFPGAIISDRDPVFTSHFWRELFRYAGTELRMSTSNHPQTDRQTERVNQCLETFLRCFTHACLRRWSFWVPLAQFWYNTSSHSAIGMSPFKALYGYEPRHWGLTAETTVSVPSLQSWLEERRVIQDLIQQHLNRARQCMKHQADKKRSVRMFQVGDQVYLKLQPYIQTFVAPHANHKLSFKFYGPFTIIRKINDVAYELQLPASSTVHPVFHVSQLRQALLPGTVVTPMLPVCTDDLAVPVEILQTRWCKRRGEVVEQVQFFRGRTWGVSAGGFVSPASFFWLLGAIRPSQHRRPIHYVPPSVCSIIASTTTSNGVGSSSGRAIDRHSPRLCDPHRSSTSKPPRPITSTSSTKDSASSGYSKQQHGHGSKKKKKSTTAAAGTSEKRLVSPATSSRFLNSSRLQSDDLDVLALPPPPPPPFIDVFPSGEGKPPSFIDVFPGDASLPLSFAKIAERPAPCVGMLKAAGRSRVMSQCESGMSSSGDGRSSSKRPNQLGSSSSLILPARSIAAADSSSAAADSSSAAATRSGQGVGVPRGRV, from the exons ATGGATCCGAGCGTCTCTGCGTTCCTCACCAAGCTGGAGGCCAAGATCGAGGCCTCTATGGACGCGCAGACCAAGGCCCAGCAGGCGACATCCGCCAAAATCGATGAGGTCCTCAAGTGGCGGCCCGATCTGGAGCGTCGGGTGGCGGATCTGAGCGATGCGGTGGCGGCGCTGCAGCTCGCTCAGCCCACGGCGCCCAAGGAGGGcgaggaaccaccctcgatgCAAGATCCGCAGCAACAACCGCCTGCGACACACGGCATCCACACCAGACCCGTGCTCGGCGCGACGACCCATCAACGAGGGCCCGATGGCCACGACGTCTTCAACATAGCACGGGGGCCGTCGGCGGTGTCGTTCCAGACGCCGCCGACGCTCCCGGCAAGCG CATTTTGGGTTCCGATGGCGGCGCTCAATTTTTCTGGAACTGCATCAGTTTGGCTGCAGACGATTCAGAAGCGTCTGTCGGAGTTCGATTGGGATGCATTTACTTCTCTGTTGTGCGCCCGTTTTGGTCGGGATCGCCACCAAATGCTGATTCGCCAATTCTATTCCTTGCGACAAACCACTTCAGTAGCTGACTATATTGAAAAATTTGAGATGATCATTAATCGCTTGAGTTCATATTCTGACTCTATTCATCCTTACTACTTTCTCACTCGTTTTGTGGAGGGCTTGAGGACCGACATCCGAGCTGTGGTGCTAGTCCAGAGACCACCCGACCTTGACACGGCGTGCTCTTTGGCGCTCTTGCAAGAGGAGGTGCTAGGTGGCACGTTCGGGGCACTGCCCAGACCACCCGACGTCGCAACCAAAACAGCGGTTCCCCTGCCGCTTCCACCACCCCCGAGCCGCCCCGCACCAGCAGCGGGCGCGACTGATCGACGAGGCACGGACGCCGCACGCGTCGAATCCACCAAGCTCAAGGCACTGCGGGACTATCGCCGCGCCCGCGGCTTGTGCTTCAAGTGCGGCGAAAAGTGGGGGCACGATCACATCTGCCCCACTTCGGTCCAGCTGCACGTCGTCGAGGAACTTCTGGACGTCTTCGGCATCGACAACACCATTGATATGCAGCTACCACCGGAAGACACAGTCATGGCTATCTCTCTCTCGGCTGTGTCCGGGGGCATATCAGCCAAAGCATTCCAGTTGCGCGCTTGGATTCAAGGCCGTGAGGTGCTCATGTTGGTGGACTCCGGCAGCACCAACTCGTTCATCAATCAAGAACTCGCGGCGAATCTGTCCGGCGCGCGCCCTCTTCCACGCGCCTGTCGTGTTCGCGTGGCAGACGGGGGCGAACTCCTCTGTTCTGCGGTGGTGCCAGCTTGCGAGTGGTGCACTCAAGGGCACGATTTTCGCACAGATCTGAAGGTGCTCGCCTTGGGTACTTATGACGCAATCCTCGGCATGGACTGGCTGGAGCACCATAGTCCCATGACGGTGGATTGGCGTGCCAAGTTGCTGGAGTTCCAATCTCCGTTGGGCACAGTCAAGCTGCAGGGGCACGACTCTGAATTGTCGACTTGCCTGCTCATCAACGCAGTGCAACTCCAAAGTCTGTGCAAAAACAAGGCTGTCAGTCATATTGTGCACCTGTGTCCCATATCTGAAGACCAAACTGAAGGGCAACATATTCCTGAATGTCTGCAACCTATACTGGATGATTTCGTTGATGTCTTTGGAGAACCAGAAGGGCTGCCACCAAAGCGCTCGTGCGATCACAAGATACAACTGCTACCAGGAGCTCAGCCTTTTAGCATCAAGGCATACAGACACAAGCCGGAACAGAAAGATGAGATCGAGCGACAGGTTGTAGAACTCTTGAAGTCGGGGGTGATCCAAGCCAGCAACAGCCCGTTCTCGTCTCCTGTGATTTTGGTCAAGAAAAAGGACGGCACATGGAGAATGTGTGGATTACAGACAACTCAACGCTCTCACATGTGTG GGTATCATCAGATACGGATCGCTGAAGGGGATGAGTTCAAAACAGTGTTCCAGACCCATTTCGGACAGTTTGAGTTTAAGGTGTTATCGTTCGGCCTGGCGGGAGGTCCAGCCACTTTCAATGGAGCAGTTTACACAACTCTGAAACCAGTCAACAGGAAGTGTGTGTTGATGTTTTTCGACGACATCCTCATTTTCAGCCACACACTCGATGAACACAAGGAGCATCTTCGGCAGGTCTTGGCACTGTTGCGCAAGGATCAATGGAAGGTCAAGCTTAGTAAGTGCGCGTTTGGTCAACAACAACTCGTATATCTGGGGCACGTCATCAGTTCCAAAGGAGTGGCTACCGAACCAAGCAAGGTTAAAGCAGTGGTGGAGTGGCCAACACCGATCAATGTCAAAGAAGTCAGAGGGTTCCTCGGCCTTGCGGGTTATTACAGGCGCTTTATCAGGCACTTTGGGATGCTTGCACGACCCATGTTCAACCTGCTCAAGAAAGGAGTGCCTTTTGTCTGGACTTCCATCATAGAACAAGCCTTCCAGGCCTTGAAGAATCAGCTGATCACAGCCCCGGTCCTTGCCTTGCCTGATTTCTCTCAGCAGTTCGTGATTGAGACGGATGCCAGTGACAAAGGAGTGGGCGCAGTACTTCAGCAACGTGGTCACCCAATCGCGTTTATGAGCAAGGCTCTCTGCCCAAGGTACCAAGGACTGTCTGCATATGAGAAAGAGTACCTGGCAATACTTGTCGCGGTGGACCAATGGAGACCTTACCTGCAACACGCTGAATTTCTGATCCTCACCGATCAACGCAGTCTCGTGCACTTGGAGGAGCAGAGGCTGACCACACCATGGCAACAAAAGGCCTTCACGAAGCTATTGGGGTTGCGATACTGCATCAAATACAAGAAGGGTTCCGACAATTCAGCTGCGGATGCTCTTTCTCGAGCAAGGCCACAGGAAATGTTATCTGCCATCACTTCGTGCCAGCCGGCTGGGTTGGAGGATGTTGTCAACAGCTACAATGCAAATCCTCACGCACAGAAACTGCTGGAGCAGCTCTCCATTCGTCCTGACCCCAAGAAAAGATTCAGACTGCACCAAGGCGTTCTTCGCTTTCGAGATCGCATTTGGCTTGGGGGATCAACTGCTCTTCAGCAACGCATCATCTCGGCTTTCCACGACAGCACTCTCGGTGGTCACTCGGGGTTCCCAGTGACGTACAGGCGTGTGCGCCGGCT TCGGGAAAATACAACTGCTTGTGGGTTCTGGTGGATAAGAGGACTTGCTTTGCTCACTTTTTTACCACTGGCACACCCCTACACGGCAGCCACGGTGGCCCAGCTTTACATGTCGCAGATTTACAAGCTTCATGGGTTCCCGGGTGCTATTATTTCTGACCGCGACCCGGTGTTCACCAGCCACTTTTGGCGAGAGTTGTTTCGATATGCAGGCACTGAATTGAGAATGAGTACATCTAATCACCCGCAAACTGACAGGCAAACCGAGCGAGTCAAccagtgcctggaaactttcctccGCTGTTTTACTCACGCGTGTCTAAGGCGATGGAGCTTCTGGGTCCCTCTCGCCCAGTTCTGGTACAACACTTCTTCGCACTCTGCTATTGGAATGTCGCCGTTCAAAGCGCTGTACGGGTACGAGCCGAGGCATTGGGGTCTCACAGCAGAAACAACAGTGTCTGTGCCTTCACTTCAATCATGGCTGGAGGAGCGTCGCGTAATTCAAGACCTCATCCAGCAGCACCTCAACAGAGCTCGGCAGTGCATGAAACACCAAGCGGATAAGAAGCGTTCAGTCCGGATGTTTCAAGTGGGTGATCAGGTATACTTGAAGCTACAACCATATATTCAGACATTTGTTGCTCCCCATGCCAATCACAAGCTGTCGTTCAAGTTTTACGGGCCGTTTACTATCATCCGCAAGATCAACGACGTGGCTTATGAACTCCAACTGCCGGCTTCTTCAACGGTGCACCCTGTGTTCCATGTATCGCAACTCCGCCAAGCTCTTCTTCCAGGTACTGTTGTTACACCTATGCTTCCAGTTTGCACTGACGATTTGGCGGTGCCTGTGGAGATCCTTCAAACAAGGTGGtgcaagagaagaggggaagttgTTGAGCAAGTGCAA TTTTTCAGAGGGAGGACGTGGGGTGTGTCAGCTGGTGGATTTGTGTCTCCCGCGTCCTTCTTCTGGCTGCTCGGAG CAATCAGACCCTCCCAACACCGACGCCCTATCCACTACGTGCCGCCGTCGGTCTGCTCCATCATCGCCTCAACCACAACCAGCAACGGCGTCGGCAGCAGCAGCGGCCGGGCCATCGACCGCCACTCGCCGCGCCTCTGCGACCCTCACCGCTCCTCCACCTCCAAGCCGCCAAGGCCAATCACGAGTACCAGCAGCACCAAAGACTCGGCATCCTCCGGCTACTCCAAGCAGCAGCACGGCCATGGcagtaagaagaagaagaagagcaccACCGCTGCTGCTGGGACTTCAGAGAAGAGGTTGGTAAGCCCGGCGACGTCATCCAGGTTCCTCAACTCCTCCCGCCTGCAGTCCGATGACCTCGACGTCCTCGCGCTAcccccgcctccgccgccgccgttcatCGACGTGTTCCCCAGCGGCGAAGGGAAACCGCCGTCCTTCATTGATGTGTTCCCCGGCGACGCCTCGCTCCCTCTTTCCTTTGCCAAGATCGCTGAGCGGCCGGCCCCGTGCGTGGGGATGTTGAAGGCGGCGGGGAGATCGCGGGTGATGAGCCAGTGCGAGAGCGGAATGAGCTCGTCCGGCGACGGCAGGTCCTCGTCGAAGCGCCCGAACCAGCtgggctcctcctcctccctcatCCTCCCGGCCCGGAGCATAGCGGCGGCGGATAGCAGCAGCGCGGCGGCGGATAGCAGCAGCGCGGCGGCGACGCGTAGTGGACAAGGCGTCGGTGTTCCACGGGGGAGGGTCTGA
- the LOC109774531 gene encoding uncharacterized protein, with the protein MDNTEKAVRMMFSAASAISLGDGESARFWIDNWLPDGRSLASMAPALFSFVKDSGCSVREALQNQSWIRDISGGVSVQALAQYLTVWDITQETILRSGSRDCALWKLMKEREFSVSSAYRMMFMANICFACNKPI; encoded by the coding sequence ATGGATAACACAGAGAAGGCAGTCCGGATGATGTTCAGCGCCGCCTCGGCAATATCACTTGGAGATGGAGAATCAGCAAGGTTTTGGATTGATAACTGGCTTCCGGATGGCCGCTCGCTTGCTTCTATGGCGCCGGCCCTGTTCTCTTTTGTCAAAGACTCCGGCTGCTCGGTTCGGGAAGCACTGCAGAATCAATCATGGATTAGGGACATCTCTGGTGGCGTCTCGGTGCAAGCATTGGCGCAGTATCTGACAGTTTGGGATATCACTCAGGAAACAATTTTGCGGTCAGGATCGCGGGACTGTGCACTCTGGAAGCTCATGAAGGAGCGGGAGTTCTCTGTCAGCAGCGCCTACaggatgatgttcatggcaaatATATGCTTTGCTTGCAACAAGCCGATCTAG